Within the Trichoderma breve strain T069 chromosome 3, whole genome shotgun sequence genome, the region CTATACTACGGAAGATGTTCCAGGCGTTGGGCGCCTGTTGTAGCGGATCACGTGCTTGGTCTTGATCTATTTACATTTATGAAGCCTTTGTATTAGCTCAATCTAATCTAGTAATTCTTCGAAACCTTTGTGTCTGCGTGTGGTGCTGCTTAATGGGTTTAGAAGTATACATTAAAAAGTCGAAGATGAACGCCTCCAAACAGTACACCGATCTATGTGCATTATATCTACAGTCTCCCATGCTTCGTTGTAAAATAAATTACCCAAAAATTCTCTAAGTCATCAGTTTTATAAGAAGACATCTCTGATTGCAATATCGAACAGAATGGTTCTCCCTTATAGGGTAGCTCCGCCAATGTTTGGCAAACTTACATGTATCTTTGATCTTGGCCTGTAGATGAACTTGCGAATTAGATGAGGGTGCATACCTGGAAGGGCTGCCGCCCTCTGGTTGGGCTGTTGACGACTACATGTGCGTCTTGCCAGAAAGCTACATGCAGCGGCCAATTAACACGCGTTTGCGAGATATGGGCAACTCAAACCCCGCGCAGTGGGCGAGGCTGTACCTCCAGGCAGCTCACAGATCAACTTATATACCCACATGTATTCATCGGCATCGTGAACTATCATTATTCTCCCATCGGTCACCTATCgaactctttttcttctgtgCTACAGGAATTTACAAAGAAGAATACCGCCCTTTTGGACAAAACGGAAGGGAAAGCAACCGAAAAAAGACACCAAAGTACATTTGTCCGTTGGGCTTAATATCCCGGCTGTGCCTAATGAATTTGTACCCGATCTCGAGCCTGCGCTAAACTGCGAGCCATATATCGAACGCAAGCCGATTCAGGGGAGGCTATGGAACGAAGCATACGAACAGCTGAAGTCAACCAATGCCGGACTCGTAGAGTCATATGAGAAACTCCTCTCTACACAACTCTTTCAAGGTCAAAATGGCCCTTCTGAGTCTGCGCCCCTGGAGAATCGAATTAACAAGGCCTATGATaagagatggaagcaaaTGCAAATGATTGTGGAGGtggccttggagaagaagaaaccaaaCATTGAGAAAAAGCAGAAAATTGGTAGTGGTTTAGCAGCAGTTAGCACTACCATGAGCCAAGCCGTCCGAGCTGTTCCAGAAGCTACTGTTGCATGGACTGGAGTCTGTTTTGTTCTCGAGGTAAGCTTATAAATCTCATTCAATTGAATTGTCACTAACGACAATGATTGAAGATGGTCTCTAATACCATCCGAGAGGCCAAGGCGAACAACGAAGGCATAGTATACGTTGTATCAAGGATGGATTGGTACTGGCATCTCGCGGAGCTACTCTCGGACGACAATATAAGTAAATCCGCGCCAAATTCGTTGCGACTTCAAATGGAGAAGCGAATCATTGATCTGTGTCAGAAGCTTCTACTTTATCAGATGAAGAGCGTGTGTCGTTACTACCGCAGACATGGACCCGCCATGTGGAGAGATGCGATCAAGGCTGATAACTGGAGCGGCCAATTGGATGATATTCGAAATGCCGAGGCGACTGTTCAGAGGAACTCAGGAATATTTAATGCTCTGGAGATCCAAAGGCGACTTGGCGAGCTTGATTCTGCGAGTCAAGTTCTCCGAGGCGAAATGCAGGACATCTGGCCAACAATCAAGCAGCATATCCttagcaaagaagaagaacgatgCCTGAAGGATCTCCGAGTCACTGATCCACGCGATGATAAATCTCGAATTGAAGATACAAATGGTGGCCTTTTGCAAGGGGCTTATGATTGGGCTATAAAGCATGGCGATTTTATAGCATGGCGAGATGAGAAGGCAAGCCATATGTTGTGGATCAAAGGAGATCCTGGAAAAGGGAAGACGATGCTTATATGTGGCATTATTGATGAATTGCAACGCCAGGGCATCAGACCATGCTATTTCTTTTGCCAGGCTACGGATCCACGACTTAACAGTGCGACCGCTGTCTTGCGTGGCCTCATTTACCTGTTGGTGGATACAAACAGGCAGCTTCTCTCGCATATTCAAGAGAAATACGACCAAGTGGGGGCAGCATTGTTCCAAGACACCAATTCCTGGATCGTGTTATCCCAAATATTCACCGAGCTTCTAAAAGACCCTAGCCTAGAAGGCCAGGTGTTCATGATTGATGCGCTTGATGAATGCCAGAAAGATTTAGAGCGGCTCCTTGATTTTATTACTGGGACATCTATAAGCTCTTACGCTAAATGGATCGTTTTAAGTCGAAATTGGATTGGGATTGAGGAGAAGTTGAGCGTAATTCCACAAAATATTTAATTCTCCCTTGAACTAAACGAGCAGTCGGTCTCTGAAGCCGTCGATTTTTACGTCACTCACAAAACATCCCAATTGAACGAAGCTAAAGGACTGGACAACAAGACTGAAATAGAAGTTCGTAATTATCTGATCAATCATGCGAGGGGAACATTTCTATGGGTTGCCTTGGTTTGCAAAGAATTGTTGAAAATGAAGGTGCGGAAGCGACATGTGCCGTCGAAAATGGCCGACTTTCCATCTGATCTCGGTCCCCTTTATGACAGAATGATGCAGCAAATTCGTGAATCAGAAGACTCCAGTTTATGTGAGAGGATTCTTAGGCTGGTCTCTATCGTCTACAGACCCGTCACATTGGCAGAGTTGGCATCTCTCTTGGACATTGAAGACAAGTTCAGCAGAGAAGATCTGGAGGAAATAGTTGCCTCTTGTGGATCCTTTCTAGTTGTAAGAGACGACTCAGTACGATTTGTTCATCAATCAGCCCAAGAATTTCTGCTCAAAGACAACATGTTCGTTTCTGGAATTGGAAGCCAACATCATGCCGTATTTTTGAGGTCGTTGGACGTCTTATCAGCGACTCTGCGGCGCGACATGTATAATTTGCGCCATCCTGGTGCTCTTATTCAAGATTATTCACCGAatcaagatggagatgtacTGAGGCACGCGAAATACTCCTGTGTCTACTGGGCGGATCATCTTAAAGCCGTCAATGACctggaaagagagaaatgtcTCCAAGATCACGGCATCGTTCACCATTTTCTTGAAGAAAAGTTATTGAATTGGTTAGAAGCGCTCagtttgatgaagaagatgccggaCGCCGCAAGGGTTGCTAGGAccttgaagaagttggtaAGTGAACTTTCTGATGCAGGACAAACAAAGCCTAACCAAAGCCTACCTAGACAACAAATGATGAACGAATAATGCGGGACTTTATAGAAGATATTTTTCGGTTTGTCCTCGCACATAAAGTTGGAATCGAGCTAGCACCTCTGCAAGTCTACAGCTCGGCACTCATTTTTAGTCCCAGTTCCAGCATAATTCGGCGGACGTACGAAGAGACTGAGGTGCCAAAGTGGATTATTACAAAGCCAAAGATGCCGGTAGAATGGACCGCACGTGTTCAATCCTTCGAAGGAAGTAAAGCCTGGTGCCAGGCTCTAGAATTTTCGGCAGACGGAGCACAGATAGCGTCTGCGAATGATGATGGGACAGTTAGAATTTGGGATTTGGGGACAGGTGTATGTTTGCATAAATTCAAGTGTTCAAGTAATGTTCATATGCTTACCTTTTCACCCAACGGCAAACATCTGGCCACTGGAGCGTATCTCCCAGTCGAGATCTGGGACTTATCGACATCGACACGCCTATTTACATTTGAAAGCAAGGCATTCATTTCCAGCTTGGCATTTTCATTCGATGGAACACAATTCGCTGCAGGCTACAATCACGCGGATTTGGGTTCTTTTATTCGAGCCTGGGATCTTGGCATAGGTATAGAATTGAAGACACACAATCTCGGCACTGGTTTGGCTGAGTGTAGATGCATCGCATTTGCACCAGATGGAACGCACTTTGCTTGTGTGGAAAATAGAAACGATGAGCGAATTCATATCTGGAACTTAACTATAGACAGGCATCTACCTGCTGTCGAAATGGCGACTGTAAGATTTATTTCACCACAGTTCTCAGCTGACGCTGCGCAgttggcagtggcagcagaagcagcaatgAACAACATCATTCACGTTTTTGATACTTCGACGGGCGCATGCATTCAGAAAATAAGTCAACTCGGTAATCTCAACCAGCTGAAATTTTTAGCGACCCCTACTAGACTGGTGATAAGGTCTCGTGTTAGAGATTTTAGGATCTGGGATTCAGTTATCGGCGAATGTCTGTGGCGATTCAATTTTGACCGGCGCTGCAGGGTATTCGCACTCTCTCCAGATGGCATGTTGGCTGTATCAGGGGAATCCGACGTAGGAATATGGGAACTGGGTATTCACGGACCCATAGACGCATTTGAAGCCACTATAGGTGGTTTTGTTCAAGCAACTGTCTTTTCGCCAGATGGTACGCAGCTCGCAATAGTACCGTCCTACTCTGGAGAAAGATGTGCTATCCAAATTCACCACCCTGCCACTGGAAACTGCTTGAAACAGTTTGAATATGCACAAGATAAGTATATTAGTTCCATGGTATTCTCTCCAGATGGCAAGCGGTTGGTGTCTACGGGGTGGATGAAAATTGAAGTCTGGAATGTTTCTTTAGGTGTGAGCCTACAATCAATCGATATACGAGGGGAAGATGTGTGGACGCTCTGTTATCTTCTATCAGCAGTCTCACCGGATGGCAGTCATTTGGCAGCGATGCCTTCCCGAGAATATATCGACATACTGCAATTACCCTCAGGGAAAATATCTCGACGTATCACACGTTCCGATAATCGGCCCCTTGCCAGCCCTGTTGCTGCCGCGTTTTCACCAGATGGCACACAGCTCGGTCTGACGTTAGCATCTGGCGCTGTCCTAATCTTCGACGTACAGACGGGTGTATGTTTACAAGACGTCGACAACTTCTTTGAGCCACTAATTCACGGTTCCGGATTTCCTAGATTATGGCTTCAAACCGATTTGCCTATTTTCGGCTACCAAGACTGCAACATGAATCCGCCAACCCAGCAAGCTTTGATGAGGAGACCGTTGTCTGCATTTACAACGTCTAAAGATGGGATGTGGATTATGAGGGGCAAACAGCGGATGCTGTGGCTCCCCCCCCGAGTATCGACCATCAGCAGTGGAAATTTATGATGAATTTGTCACATGTGTAACCGATCATGGAGAATTTTTCTGCTT harbors:
- a CDS encoding NACHT domain-containing protein, translated to MSQAVRAVPEATVAWTGVCFVLEMVSNTIREAKANNEGIVYVVSRMDWYWHLAELLSDDNISKSAPNSLRLQMEKRIIDLCQKLLLYQMKSADNWSGQLDDIRNAEATVQRNSGIFNALEIQRRLGELDSASQVLRGEMQDIWPTIKQHILSKEEERCLKDLRVTDPRDDKSRIEDTNGGLLQGAYDWAIKHGDFIAWRDEKASHMLWIKGDPGKGKTMLICGIIDELQRQGIRPCYFFCQATDPRLNSATAVLRGLIYLLVDTNRQLLSHIQEKYDQVGAALFQDTNSWIVLSQIFTELLKDPSLEGQVFMIDALDECQKDLERLLDFITGTSISSYAKWIVLSRNWIGIEEKLSSVSEAVDFYVTHKTSQLNEAKGLDNKTEIEVRNYLINHARGTFLWVALVCKELLKMKVRKRHVPSKMADFPSDLGPLYDRMMQQIRESEDSSLCERILRLVSIVYRPVTLAELASLLDIEDKFSREDLEEIVASCGSFLVVRDDSVRFVHQSAQEFLLKDNMFVSGIGSQHHAVFLRSLDVLSATLRRDMYNLRHPGALIQDYSPNQDGDVLRHAKYSCVYWADHLKAVNDLEREKCLQDHGIVHHFLEEKLLNWLEALSLMKKMPDAARVARTLKKLTTNDERIMRDFIEDIFRFVLAHKVGIELAPLQVYSSALIFSPSSSIIRRTYEETEVPKWIITKPKMPVEWTARVQSFEGSKAWCQALEFSADGAQIASANDDGTVRIWDLGTGVCLHKFKCSSNVHMLTFSPNGKHLATGANDERIHIWNLTIDRHLPAVEMATWQQKQQ